One genomic window of Mycteria americana isolate JAX WOST 10 ecotype Jacksonville Zoo and Gardens chromosome Z, USCA_MyAme_1.0, whole genome shotgun sequence includes the following:
- the KCNV2 gene encoding potassium voltage-gated channel subfamily V member 2 has product MLQFNMQRQFPFLKHKGREREAPNVLPQPDKGKDNEGMHVDKQSGFSATAPLNSQPLLLLGPEGNYNYYVDDEDEEEEEKEQGKWPSGDTFEGENKPSSSIPCSPALSSGAPATASTSSVLNINVGGQSYHLTYQAVAIYPKTRLGRLATSTDRRCQLGLCDDYAAQVDEYFFDRDPAVFQLVYNFYASGVLRVRDELCPRSFLEELSYWGVRLKYTPRCCRICFEERRDELSEQLKVQRELRSQAEAQENEQLFHHMRYYGPQRWRLWNLMEKPFSSVTAKVMAVASSFFVLISVVALALNTVEEMQQVDRKSGESRPVLEHIETLCIAFFTLEYLLRLVSTPDLRRFASSALNAVDLIAILPLYLQLLLECFADDDQPRGRGSQHEHDIEKVGRVGKVGQVLRIMRLMRIFRILKLARHSTGLRAFGFTLRQCYQQVGCLLLFIAMGIFAFSAMVYTVEHDVSSTNFTSIPHAWWWAAVSISTVGYGDMCPETHLGRLFAFLCIAFGIILNGMPISILYNKFSDYYSKLKAYEYTALKKERGKVDFTRRAMKKISECCGEGATHPLSQH; this is encoded by the exons ATGTTGCAGTTTAACATGCAGCGACAGTTTCCTTTCCTAAAACAtaaaggcagagagagggaagcACCAAATGTCCTCCCGCAGCCCGACAAGGGGAAGGATAATGAAGGCATGCACGTAGACAAGCAGAGTGGCTTTTCTGCTACCGCTCCATTGAACTCCCAGCCCCTACTGCTCCTGGGACCTGAGGGGAATTACAACTATTATGTGGACgatgaagatgaggaagaagaagagaaagaacaaggaaaatgGCCAAGCGGAGACACATTTGAGGGAGAAAACAAGCCCTCGTCATCCATTCCTTGTTCCCCTGCCCTTTCCTCTGGAGCCCCAGCCACGGCTTCGACTTCGTCCGTGCTGAACATCAATGTCGGTGGCCAAAGCTACCACCTCACCTACCAGGCAGTGGCCATCTATCCCAAGACCCGCCTGGGCCGCCTGGCTACCTCCACTGACCGTCGCTGTCAGCTGGGCCTGTGTGATGACTATGCTGCCCAGGTAGATGAGTATTTCTTTGACCGGGACCCGGCCGTCTTCCAGCTGGTGTACAACTTCTATGCCTCGGGGGTGCTGCGCGTGCGGGACGAGCTGTGCCCCCGTAGCTTCCTGGAGGAGCTGAGCTACTGGGGCGTGCGGCTCAAATACACACCTCGCTGTTGCCGCATCTGCTTCGAGGAGCGCCGTGACGAGCTGAGCGAGCAGCTGAAGGTCCAGCGCGAGCTGCGCTCCCAGGCAGAGGCTCAGGAGAACGAGCAGCTCTTCCACCACATGCGCTATTATGGTCCCCAGCGCTGGCGCCTCTGGAACCTCATGGAGAAGCCCTTCTCCTCTGTCACGGCCAAGGTGATGGCAGTGGCCTCCAGCTTCTTCGTGCTCATCTCTGTGGTGGCCCTGGCGCTCAACACAGTGGAGGAGATGCAGCAGGTAGACCGGAAAAGCGGGGAGAGTCGGCCTGTCTTGGAGCACATTGAGACCCTGTGCATCGCATTCTTCACACTGGAGTACCTGCTGCGTTTGGTGTCTACCCCAGACCTGCGCCGCTTTGCCAGCAGCGCCCTCAATGCAGTAGACCTCATTGCCATCCTGCCCCTCTACCTGCAGCTGCTCCTCGAATGCTTTGCTGATGACGACCAGCCCCGAGGTCGGGGCTCTCAGCACGAGCACGATATCGAGAAGGTGGGACGGGTGGGCAAGGTGGGACAAGTACTTCGCATCATGCGCCTCATGCGCATCTTCCGCATCCTCAAGCTGGCCCGCCACTCCACAGGGCTGCGTGCCTTTGGCTTTACCTTGCGCCAGTGCTACCAGCAGGTGGGCTGCCTTTTGCTCTTCATTGCCATGGGCATCTTCGCCTTCTCTGCCATGGTCTACACAGTGGAGCACGATGTCTCCAGTACCAACTTCACCAGCATCCCCCATGCTTGGTGGTGGGCTGCC GTCAGCATCTCTACAGTGGGATACGGAGACATGTGTCCAGAAACTCACCTTGGCCGcctgtttgctttcctctgcatTGCGTTTGGAATAATCCTGAATGGCATGCCCATCTCCATTCTCTACAACAAATTCTCGGACTATTACAGCAAGCTGAAGGCCTATGAGTACACGGCTCtcaagaaagaaagggggaaggtGGACTTCACACGGAGAGCCatgaagaaaatatctgaatGCTGCGGAGAAGGTGCAACCCACCCTTTGTCACAGCACTGA